The Methanobrevibacter wolinii SH genome includes a window with the following:
- a CDS encoding acyl-CoA thioesterase, with product MFKIMITPLFGDTDALGHINNNVLGRWFELARNDIFKLFVPDLSTSYDDWNLIMLKTEYEFLSQIFYGHDVEIRTYVSRIGHSSFTTYHEAWQNGILCAKGKATMVHFDFNAQKSVNIPDDIRKKLEEHFYNEEEKESN from the coding sequence ATGTTTAAAATTATGATAACACCTTTATTTGGAGATACTGATGCATTAGGACATATTAATAATAATGTTCTTGGAAGATGGTTTGAATTAGCACGTAATGATATTTTTAAATTGTTTGTTCCAGATCTTAGTACTAGTTATGATGATTGGAATCTTATTATGCTTAAAACAGAATATGAATTTTTATCTCAAATATTTTATGGTCATGATGTTGAAATAAGAACTTATGTTTCAAGAATTGGTCATAGTTCCTTTACAACCTATCATGAAGCATGGCAAAATGGAATATTATGTGCTAAAGGTAAAGCTACTATGGTTCATTTTGATTTTAATGCCCAAAAATCAGTTAATATTCCTGATGATATAAGGAAAAAATTAGAAGAACATTTCTATAATGAAGAAGAAAAAGAAAGTAATTAA
- a CDS encoding S24/S26 family peptidase: protein MNKKNILFSTIIILLIIIGLISIANTCQINIDSHDDGGSIEILGLPIIHNNNEMTNEINSYCKKELINENSTKSTIKNNITNIAKRYGYKNVKVNFHSVFGDNTLSILCKVSGTSMEPTFHNGEYVIVNKTKNIHKGDCVIADTPEYGTIIKRVSDIKGQEVYLTSDNKKISYENINGEIYKTEGIKTWTDINNIIGIAYPKNSTNS from the coding sequence ATGAATAAAAAAAATATTCTTTTTAGCACAATTATAATTCTTTTAATAATAATTGGATTAATTAGTATAGCTAACACATGTCAAATTAATATAGATTCACATGATGATGGTGGAAGTATAGAAATATTAGGACTTCCTATAATCCACAATAACAATGAAATGACTAATGAAATAAATAGTTATTGTAAAAAAGAATTAATAAATGAGAATAGTACTAAAAGCACTATTAAAAATAATATAACAAATATTGCTAAAAGATATGGATATAAAAATGTCAAAGTAAATTTTCATTCAGTATTTGGAGATAATACATTATCAATACTTTGTAAAGTTTCTGGAACATCAATGGAACCAACTTTTCATAATGGAGAATATGTTATAGTAAATAAAACAAAAAATATTCACAAAGGAGATTGTGTAATTGCAGATACTCCAGAATATGGAACTATTATTAAAAGAGTTAGTGATATTAAAGGACAAGAAGTTTACTTAACTAGTGATAATAAAAAAATAAGTTATGAAAATATTAATGGAGAAATTTATAAAACTGAAGGTATTAAAACCTGGACAGATATAAATAATATTATAGGTATTGCTTATCCTAAAAATAGTACTAATTCTTAA
- the aroD gene encoding type I 3-dehydroquinate dehydratase, whose amino-acid sequence MYSQTKIAIPIAQKDKDSVIEVAKDCIKKGADILEFRIDAMDNPDSETLIDIIKTIDFPTIATNRIDSEGGDFKGSEEERVNLLLAVAPYVEYIDIELQTNDEYIEKIKDTGVKTIISYHDFEKTPELSDLMYIVKKEKQVGDIAKVAVMPQDLEDTLVILAILSSCDNTIAISMGELGSYTRVMASKFNSPITFAVGSDVTAPGQLDIETMKMLLNTNIINDEDLPDPNTD is encoded by the coding sequence ATGTATTCACAAACAAAAATAGCAATCCCAATTGCTCAAAAAGATAAAGATAGTGTAATAGAAGTGGCAAAAGATTGTATTAAAAAAGGAGCAGATATTTTAGAATTTAGAATTGATGCAATGGATAATCCTGATTCTGAAACTCTTATAGATATTATAAAAACTATTGATTTTCCAACAATTGCAACTAATAGAATTGATTCTGAAGGTGGAGATTTTAAAGGTAGTGAGGAAGAAAGAGTAAATTTACTTTTAGCAGTTGCTCCTTATGTTGAATATATTGACATTGAACTTCAAACAAATGATGAATACATTGAAAAGATTAAAGATACTGGAGTTAAAACTATAATTTCCTATCATGACTTTGAAAAAACACCTGAATTAAGTGACTTAATGTACATAGTTAAAAAAGAAAAACAAGTTGGAGATATTGCAAAAGTTGCAGTTATGCCACAAGATTTAGAGGATACCTTAGTAATTCTTGCAATATTATCAAGTTGTGATAATACAATTGCTATATCTATGGGTGAACTTGGATCATATACAAGAGTTATGGCATCTAAATTTAATTCACCAATAACATTTGCAGTAGGAAGTGATGTTACTGCTCCAGGACAATTAGATATTGAAACTATGAAAATGTTATTAAACACAAATATAATTAATGATGAGGATTTACCAGATCCTAATACTGATTAA